The DNA segment CGCGTCTACGCGGCCTACGGCGGCGTATATGTGGCGACAGCAATCGCGTGGCTGTGGCTCGTGGACGGCGTGCGGCCCAGCGCATGGGACCTGGCAGGCTCCGCCATCGCGCTCGTGGGCATGGCCGTCATCATGTTCGCGCCACGCGCCTGACCCAGGCGAGCGGCATTACCCGCGCAGTTCCGCAACCGCGCGCGGCTGGCCCGGGTCGTGCGTTCTGCGGCGCACGATGTCGAACCGAACCGCCACTCCACTCTGGATTGCCATAATCGGCGGCGCGCTGTTGTGGACCTTCGCCGCCGTGCTCAGTGGCAGGCGTGAGCCCTGGGACGACTCGGGTTACTGGGGTATGGCCTATCCCGCGTCCATCGTCCTCGCGGGATGCATCGGTTATTTCTTCCCTGACCGACCCTGGCGCTGGGTGCTCGTCTTGTTCGCGGCGCAGTTCGTCACCATGTGCATCCGGAACGGCGAATTGGGGAATCTCTGGCCGCTCGGACTCGCGCTTTTTCTCGTCCTCTCGCTGCCTGCTGTGTTCGTCGCGACCGTCGCCGCGGGATTTGGCAGGCGCTCGCGCGGAGACGAAGCCTCGTAGGTTTCTCGGTCGCCGATTGCGGTTCTGCTCTGCGCAATGCGGGCGTGAGCCGCAGGCGCCTGGCGCAAGCGACATTGCAGCCGGCACTTCCACGCGCGAAGGTGCGAAAATCCCCATCCGCGCGCTGCGCAAGTCGCGGAGCAGCCTGCATACTTCGTCTTCTCTTCACCGCTCTCCCATGCAACCCCTGTTTCGTCTCGGTCTCGTCGAGGCCGTCAACAAGATCGCCGCCGGCGAGATCACGAGTGCGGATCTCACCCGCAGTTGCCTCGAACGCATCGCACAGTTGGAAAACGATGTCACCGCGTTCGCGTGGCTCGACGCTGCACGCGCGATCGACTGCGCGGAAGGCGCCGACGCCAGGCAGCGCGCGGGGGCTGCATTGGGCGCCCTGCACGGCATGCCGATCGGCGTGAAGGACATCATGCCGACGCGCGGGATTCCCACCGGGCGCGGCTCGCCGATCTTCCGTGGCGACGTGCCCGCTGCGTCCGCCGACGTCGTCGAGCGACTCGAAGCGGCGGGCGCATTCGTTCTCGGCAAGACCGTCACGGCCGAATTCGCGTTTCTCACGCCCGGCGCAACGCGCAACCCGTGGAGCACACTGCACACGCCGGGTGGATCTTCGAGCGGCTCGGCTGCGGCAGTGGCGGCGGGTTTCTGCCCGGGTGCACTCGGCACGCAAACCAACGGCTCGATGATCCGCCCCGCTGCGTTCTGCGGGGTGGTGGGCTACAAGCCGACGCAGGGATTCATCCGCTTCGACGGCGTCCATCACTTCAGCCATACGCTCGATCAGGTCGGCGTCTTCGCGCGCTCGGTCGCCGACTGCGCCTGGCTCGCCGCCGCCCTCGCCGATGAACCGGGAACGATTCCGACGGCGCCCGCCTCGCTCGACCGCTTGCCGAAGCTCGCGGCGGTGCGCACGCCGGTGTGGGACCGTGCGACCGAAGCGCAGCAGATCCGCTTCGCGACCGACATCGCGACGCTGCGCGAGGCGGGAGCACTGGTGTGGGAGGCGGAGTTGCCGGCCCGCTTCGGCGCGGCGCACGCAGCGCAGCGTCGCATCATGTACCGCGAGGCAGCGGACGAGTTTGCGGAGTTGTCGCGTGCGCGAGCGGGCGATCTGAGCCCTGGATTGCGCGCAGCACTCGCGGAAGGCGCGCGGGTGAGCGATGCCGAGCTTGCAGAAGCGCTCGCCGTGCGCGATGAGCTCACGCAGTCGCTGGACGCGTTCTTCGAGGATTTCGACGCGATCATCACGCCGCCGGCGACGGGAGAAGCACCGCTCGGCATCGACACCACGGGCGATCCGGTCTTCTGCACCATCTGGACGCTGACGCAGGTGCCGGCACTGTGCATTCCCACCGGCTTCGGTCCGGCGGGCCTGCCGCTGGGCCTGCAGATCACCACCGCGCGCGGGCGCGACGGCGTTGCGCTGACCGTGGCCGCGTGGTGCGAGGCGCGACTGCCGCTCGCGGGACTCCCGCGTTGAACTACTTTGCACGCCTGTTCGACCTGATGGTTCAGGTCATGCTGCCGTTGAGTCTCCTGGTCGCGGCCGGCGGCGTGTGGCCGGTGGTGTTCAAGGACGTGCACGTCGAGGCGGCGCGCAACGAGCTGAACCGCATCGTGCTCTACCTCTTCTACCCATGCATCATG comes from the Betaproteobacteria bacterium genome and includes:
- a CDS encoding amidase; the protein is MQPLFRLGLVEAVNKIAAGEITSADLTRSCLERIAQLENDVTAFAWLDAARAIDCAEGADARQRAGAALGALHGMPIGVKDIMPTRGIPTGRGSPIFRGDVPAASADVVERLEAAGAFVLGKTVTAEFAFLTPGATRNPWSTLHTPGGSSSGSAAAVAAGFCPGALGTQTNGSMIRPAAFCGVVGYKPTQGFIRFDGVHHFSHTLDQVGVFARSVADCAWLAAALADEPGTIPTAPASLDRLPKLAAVRTPVWDRATEAQQIRFATDIATLREAGALVWEAELPARFGAAHAAQRRIMYREAADEFAELSRARAGDLSPGLRAALAEGARVSDAELAEALAVRDELTQSLDAFFEDFDAIITPPATGEAPLGIDTTGDPVFCTIWTLTQVPALCIPTGFGPAGLPLGLQITTARGRDGVALTVAAWCEARLPLAGLPR